The Candidatus Amarolinea dominans genome contains a region encoding:
- a CDS encoding STAS domain-containing protein, protein MSPAVRAVPLLFLRPVYLLRTYRRTNLQPDMLAGLTVAVVLLPQAIVFSLLAGLPPQMGIYTAVMAGIVGALWGSSSHLNSGPTNAASVLALSILAPLAAPGTPPFMAAAGMLAVMSGILRIAMGIARLGILVNFVSDSVIVGFTAGAGVLVAVGEVRHLLRLDFSASGLLDNLIKLAQTALQAHPLSMALGLGAVGLIWLLKRLNRRLPGPLIALGLAGAVVGLADLASAGVKITGQMPGGFPPLARLPLLDLTLIGHLSTGALAMAAIGLVEATSIARSIASQSGERLNSNQEFVGQGLANIASGLFSGYPASGSFNRSALNLEAKARSPLSNVFASLFVLIATLLLGPLVAFVPRAALAGVLIVGAYGMIDRKEMQRIWRGARGDTLIMVVTLLATLLLPLQFAVLSGILMSLGYYLLKTSMPQVRSVVPDEHFRHWIFQPSKPVCPQLGVVDILGDLYFGAASHVEEMVRALQAQHPTQRYLLLRMQSVDHCDISGIHALESILRLYRERGGDVYFTRVREPVLKLMKSTAFYRDVGADHFLGEDDAVEHLFYHVLDPAICIYESDVRVFRECQNLPRPEYSVPIVLHTDIPAGMLTEIEPRALWNRLREQSAPIVVDVREPREFMRGHIAQAQNIPLNELLTRPLTLPHDRLIILACRAGRRSARATYALHNQGYNNCGVLKGGMQAWEDAGLLEAVDG, encoded by the coding sequence TTGTCTCCGGCGGTACGGGCCGTGCCGCTTCTGTTTCTGCGCCCGGTTTATCTGCTGCGCACTTACCGCCGTACCAACTTGCAGCCGGACATGCTGGCCGGGCTGACCGTGGCGGTGGTGCTCTTGCCGCAGGCCATTGTTTTTTCGCTGCTGGCCGGGTTGCCGCCGCAGATGGGCATCTACACCGCGGTGATGGCTGGCATCGTGGGCGCGCTGTGGGGCTCTTCCAGTCATCTCAACAGCGGGCCAACCAACGCTGCCTCGGTGCTGGCGCTCTCGATCCTGGCGCCCCTGGCCGCGCCGGGCACTCCGCCCTTCATGGCCGCGGCCGGTATGTTGGCCGTCATGTCTGGCATCCTGCGCATCGCCATGGGCATTGCCCGCCTGGGCATCCTGGTCAACTTCGTTTCCGATTCCGTCATCGTCGGCTTCACGGCCGGCGCGGGCGTGCTGGTGGCCGTGGGAGAGGTGCGCCACCTGCTGCGCCTCGATTTCAGCGCGTCGGGCCTTTTGGACAACCTGATCAAACTGGCGCAGACCGCGCTGCAGGCGCATCCGCTGAGCATGGCACTGGGCCTGGGCGCGGTCGGCCTCATCTGGCTGCTCAAGCGGCTGAATCGGCGCCTGCCTGGCCCGTTGATTGCCCTGGGGCTGGCCGGCGCGGTGGTGGGCCTGGCCGACCTGGCGAGCGCCGGCGTCAAGATCACCGGTCAAATGCCGGGCGGGTTTCCGCCCCTGGCCCGCCTACCGCTGCTCGACCTGACCCTGATCGGGCATCTCTCCACCGGCGCCCTGGCCATGGCGGCCATCGGACTGGTCGAAGCCACGTCCATCGCCCGCTCCATCGCCAGCCAGAGCGGCGAGCGTCTCAACAGCAACCAGGAGTTCGTGGGACAGGGTCTGGCCAACATCGCATCCGGCCTCTTTTCCGGCTACCCCGCCTCCGGCTCCTTCAATCGCTCCGCGCTCAATCTTGAGGCCAAGGCGCGTTCCCCTCTGTCCAATGTTTTCGCCAGCCTGTTCGTCCTGATCGCCACGCTGCTGCTCGGCCCCCTGGTGGCCTTCGTCCCGCGCGCAGCCCTGGCCGGCGTGCTCATCGTGGGCGCCTATGGCATGATTGACCGCAAGGAGATGCAGCGCATCTGGCGCGGGGCGCGTGGCGATACGCTCATCATGGTGGTGACGCTGCTGGCAACCCTGCTGCTGCCCTTACAATTTGCGGTCCTCTCTGGCATCCTGATGTCGCTGGGCTACTATCTGCTCAAAACGAGTATGCCACAGGTGCGTTCGGTGGTGCCGGATGAGCACTTTCGCCATTGGATCTTCCAGCCCAGCAAGCCGGTCTGCCCGCAGTTGGGCGTGGTGGACATCCTGGGCGATCTCTACTTTGGCGCGGCCAGCCATGTGGAGGAGATGGTGCGGGCCTTGCAGGCGCAGCATCCCACGCAGCGTTACCTCCTGCTGCGCATGCAGAGCGTGGATCACTGCGACATCAGCGGCATCCACGCGCTGGAGAGCATTCTGCGTCTCTATCGCGAACGGGGCGGCGACGTCTACTTCACGCGGGTACGCGAGCCGGTATTGAAGCTGATGAAATCCACCGCCTTCTACCGGGATGTGGGCGCCGATCACTTTCTGGGTGAAGACGACGCGGTCGAACACCTCTTCTACCATGTGCTCGACCCCGCCATCTGCATCTACGAGAGCGATGTACGCGTCTTCCGCGAGTGCCAGAACCTGCCGCGGCCAGAGTACAGCGTGCCGATCGTCCTGCATACCGACATTCCGGCCGGTATGCTGACCGAGATCGAACCGCGCGCGCTCTGGAATCGCCTGCGCGAACAAAGCGCGCCCATTGTCGTGGATGTGCGTGAGCCGCGTGAGTTCATGCGGGGACACATTGCCCAGGCACAGAATATCCCATTGAATGAGCTGCTGACCCGACCGCTGACCCTGCCGCACGACCGTTTGATCATTCTGGCCTGCCGCGCCGGGCGGCGCAGCGCACGCGCCACCTACGCGCTGCACAACCAGGGCTATAACAACTGCGGCGTGCTCAAGGGCGGCATGCAAGCCTGGGAAGATGCCGGCCTGCTGGAAGCGGTGGATGGGTAA
- a CDS encoding ABC transporter ATP-binding protein — MTLTTTASDTWAIEALGLRKTYGPLEAVKGVNLQVRGGEIMGFLGPNGAGKTTTIKMLTGLLTPTAGTARICGYNIQAQPIQAKSCIGYVPDTPNLYGKLNAWEFLRFMGRLYRVPAALLEARAAELLKLFDLEEAAGDLLEGYSHGMQQKMVLAGALIHNPQALFLDEPTVGLDPKSARLIKALLRQIADRGNAVFFSTHILEIAERMCDRVAIINKGEIIAVGTMQELRAGGVSGSLEDIFLSLTGGADYAELTELLS, encoded by the coding sequence ATGACATTGACAACAACTGCGAGTGACACATGGGCCATCGAGGCGCTTGGCCTGCGCAAGACCTACGGGCCGCTGGAGGCGGTCAAAGGCGTCAATTTACAGGTGCGCGGGGGCGAGATCATGGGCTTCCTGGGGCCGAACGGCGCAGGCAAGACCACCACGATCAAAATGCTGACCGGCCTCCTGACGCCAACGGCCGGCACCGCGCGCATCTGCGGCTACAACATCCAGGCCCAACCCATCCAGGCCAAGTCGTGCATCGGCTACGTGCCCGATACGCCCAACCTGTATGGCAAGCTCAACGCCTGGGAGTTCCTGCGTTTCATGGGCCGTCTCTATCGTGTGCCGGCCGCACTCCTGGAAGCGCGCGCGGCCGAACTGCTCAAGCTGTTCGACCTGGAAGAGGCCGCGGGCGACCTGCTGGAAGGCTACAGCCACGGCATGCAGCAGAAGATGGTCCTGGCCGGCGCGTTGATCCACAACCCGCAGGCGCTCTTCCTGGATGAGCCAACCGTGGGCTTGGATCCCAAGTCGGCCCGGCTGATCAAGGCTCTGCTGCGCCAGATTGCCGACCGCGGCAACGCCGTCTTCTTCTCCACCCACATCCTGGAGATTGCCGAGCGCATGTGCGACCGCGTGGCCATCATCAACAAGGGCGAGATCATCGCGGTGGGCACGATGCAGGAGCTGCGCGCCGGAGGCGTCAGCGGCTCGCTGGAGGACATCTTCCTCAGCCTGACCGGCGGCGCGGACTACGCGGAGCTGACCGAACTGCTTTCATAG